The Fusarium falciforme chromosome 4, complete sequence genomic interval CATGGCGGGGCAGAAAAGGCCCAGCTCAACATCCCACCGCCATAGCCATCTTTCTCTCTCATTCTCTAGCACGACAACTCGAGCGACAAGATGGGCAAAACTAACAAGGGCGGCGACAAGGGGGGCAAAGGCAAGGGAgggaaggagaagagcgaaAAGACAAAGGATAGCAAGGACGCTGGAGGCGGCAAGGCAAAGGGTGCTCAGAGCATCAACGTCCGCCACATCCTGGTGAGTTCGATGAATGAGCTTTAGAGGGGGGACATTGCTGCTGACAAAGACGGGATAATAGTGTGAGAAGCAcgccaagaaggaagaggctcTGGCAAAGCTCAACGAGGGAGTCAAGTTTGACGAGGTCGCGCGCGAGTTCTCCGAGGACAAGGCCAGACAGGGCGGTTCGCTTGGATGGAAGACCAAGGGCAGCCTGGATCCCAAGTTTGAGGAGGCAGCTTTTGTCCTTGAGCCAAGCACCACGGCCAGCCCCAAGTTTGTCGAGGTCAAGACTGAGTTTGGGTATCATATCATCATGGTGAGTTTTACGGTAGATGCTTGGGAAGGTATTTTTCTAATGATGGGTTCAGGTTGAAGGACGAAAGTAGACGAAGCTCACTACCAGACATACACATGTATGCCAATGTATCAATCACAGGAACAGCACACGCAATTTCAAAACCAATGATGCccaattttttttattcctcTCGATGCAATATGGCCATGAGACGTAAGGCCTTGTGTGTGGTTCAGATGCCAACCGAAGTGGCTAGAGTACAACAACCGCGAAGTCGTGTTGTCAAGCGGCCCCGAAAGCCAAGCCCGCAACTCTATACCCCTTCCACTGCCCAACGCCCTCCGCAGAGAATCCCTTACTGCTCGGTCTGGAAGTAGTTCAGGAGGATGGATCGCTCCTGAGACTCCTCACCCCAGTCCTTAACGACGACGCAAGAGCAGTTGACGACCTTGCGGGCGTTGCCCTCACGGTCGAGGACGCCTAGACATGACATGTTAGCATTTCCCATTCACAAAGATTCCTCTCGGTTCCAATGCCACGTACAGAGGCCAGCCCACTCGCCGAGCTGCTTGCCATCGGGGATCTGGATCAGGGGAATGTTGTGCTCGTTGCAGAGAGCGACAACAAGCTTCTTGtaggcctcctcctcgcagTTCTCGTTCAGGACACACATGTGAGCCTGTCGTCGGTCGAGGGCCTTGGAAGCCTCTCGGAGGCCACGGGCGAGACCATCGTGCATGAGAGCGAGCTTCAGGACACCCTTGAGAGCGTCAAGAATGGACATCTGGCCCTTGGGGGCATCGCCGGAAACCTCAACAACATCGGCGACCTCGGGGGTGTTGTCTTCTACGTCCGACTATATCGCGAGAACTCGTCAGTAAACCGTGTGCCGCCAAGTAAAATTCCCACACCCCGCCGTCGCAAAAATCGTCCCGCCGCGGGCGCGCGGGCAATTGGCCAGCAAGGGGCGTCGGATATCGTCAAACTCACCATCTTGGCTTGTTTTCTTGTCGGGCGATCCTCGAAGATTTCTATGTGTATCAagggagaaaagaaaaaaggttgGAAGGACGGGGGTTTGAGTCGTGATCTGGAAGTGTCTTCGTTCAGTCTCACGGTGATTTGCCGAAATCTAAACGACCGAGTGCGCTGTACCCTTAGGGCATTTTTACGTGCACGGACCACCAGGGCACACCGCACACTCCCACCCCAATCTcgaccttttttttttctgcccACAACGCGTGCTTCTCTTCCCAACCAACGACCCAACGTCAAATTCCACGAGGTATGTATGACTGATGACGCCGAACAGCGATTCGAAATCAGAAGGATGATGCCTTTCACCATGGCAAGAGAGAGCAATCGAGGGCCTCGCCGGCCGTAAGCTCTCGATACGCTCTTCTCTTCAGCACTGGGCGGCAGAACCCTCGCGATGCGGTCGCTGAGGGCACTCTCCACGCTCACGAGCCTTCCGAAGGGCTAACAATGGCTTCGTTCCTGGCAGATACCTCATTTCCCGTCCCGACTTGAGAATCTCCTCAAAACACCGCCAAAATGGTCCGCACCTCCGTTCTCCACGACGctctcaacgccatcaacaATGCCGAGAAGGCTGGCAAGCGTCAGGTCCTGATCCGACCTTCCtccaaggtcatcatcaagTTCCTCCAGGTCATGCAGCGCCACGGTAGGTCATGGGCTTTTCTTCTtattcttgttcttgttcttttctTCTACAATCTCCCTTGTTCGGCATGATAACTAGGGCTACCGTCGATACCGCACCACGACCCAGCCCCTATAAGTTGCCGATAGATTAAACCTCGGAGATCTTACACGTTTTTCTGATTTTTCTTACCCATGACGTCTAACGTTTAGTCTCTCGACACATCAACTAACTCGTTATCCCAGGCTACATTGGCGAGTTCGAGGAGGTCGATGACCACCGCTCCGGCAAGATCGTCGTCCAGCTCAACGGCCGCCTCAACAAGACCGGTGTCATCTCCCCCCGCTACAACGTCCGCCTCTCCGAGCTCGAGAAGTGGGTTGTCAAGTTGCTCCCTGCCCGTCAGTTCGGCTACGTCATCCTGACCACCTCTGCCGGTATCATGGACCACGAGGAGGCCCGACGCAAGCACGTCTCTGGCAAGATCATTGGCTTCTTCTACTAAACGGGATGGGTAACCAAAAAAGTTTTTGACGAAAAAGAGTCTGGCATTCTCGGCGTTGGGGGGGAATTATGATGACAATGACCGATGCGATACTATAGCTATGGAGCTGGTCGCACACGCGAGCACTAGAATTGAACCTTGACGAGATGCTCAGATTCACCGATTCAGATGGCCCCTGTGAAGTTGATGTTGGCATGCTATATATGTCTTGTTTTTGTCCAATCGCAAGCTCTATTTTACCAACTAGTTCCAATGTCGTCCTGATATTCTCCATGCCATACTACCATGCCTTGTGATGTCTTGTAACCTGTAGATGATGTTGAACCTGGAATGGCGGGTTTATGTTCTACCGGACCATCGGGCTGTCCATCATGGCTTGGGTACCTGAGGTCTCAGGTATGCTTCCATACATGTCAAGAATGGCCAACGAACAACAAGCATCAAGCGTCGTGTCTTTAACTGAACATATAAGTTGGCAGCCGCCAGAGCCTAGCCCTTCCCTGGCACGTTTCGAGGCCAGATGCCACAAGGCCAAACAGCAGCCATTCCTCAATGAGAGACCGATGAGCGAGGCTGTAGGGTTTTGTGCCTGGCGAAACTTCCGTAAGCCTCGTCTGGGGCATTTCGAGCATCAGGGAAAGGTCAACTTCAAGAGGCTGCTAGGCTATGGGGTTGATGGCATCGTCTGGAAAGTCACCGTTGATGAGCGCGTCTATGCGCTCAAAGTTGTAAGTTTATTCATGCCCATGTGTGTCCACAGTGGTGATGTGCTGATTATCAAGTTCTGGGACAACAAACCTCCAGAGGGCACACGATACTGGTCAGTTCAGCGAGAATGTCAGAATGTCTCCCTCCTCGAGATGATGCGGTTCGCGATCGAAAACTCTTCTAATCCTATTCGATTACATCCACAACCGCAAACACATCGTGATGCATTAGCTAACCTTCACGTCTTCTCCAATGGGGGTCGTGAGAGGCAATCATTCCGAGACACACCTGGCGCGATCGAATACAACACTCCCCCTCGTTTCAGGAGGTGCTACGGCTGGATGATGATAAGCGGCGAAGAGCTTTATACGCTACCCCGGAAGATGAGAGTACCAGAAGTAAGACTAGACGGTGCTGTACGCGACATTTCGCCAAGCGAGGATTACCATGGCATTGTGTATGAATACGTATCTGACACTGGATGTGCTTTCTCTTCAGAGGTCGTGCAAGCGCAGCTGGATTTCTTTTGGCACGCTGGGTTCTGCTTGGTGCCATCGCGGGTAGAGAACTGGAAGGGGGTGGGAATCCTAGTAGATATGGCCGATCTTATATGTCCTTGGCATATCCCGTGGCATCCAAGTCTGTATGGGCAAAGGAGAGCAGCAGAGGTGTGTGATGGCACAGCAATCGGAGCATGAGAAATCGATGTAATGTAGGCAGGTGTGTGTGAGTGAATTGACCATACAACCCAAACAGCACATTCGTCATCCCTCGTCTCATAACTTTTCAGTGTTTCTACCTAGAAAATGAATGTCAAAATTGAGCCAGGAGGCAGCAAGTGAGTACCAAACGTCCACGGGTACCTGCCAGAAGGCGTAGCTGGTTACCTAGGCGGCCTTGCCGCTACAAGTCGGACATGGAATACCATTGACAATCTTGTTACCACCGCAAGTTTCGCAGAATTGCGGTTTGGCGGATGATCGAGACGGAAGGTTTAccacgacgaagacgaccttGGTATTGACGCCAGTGAGGTGCTACATATTCATATGTAAGGATCCTACAAGTTGGTCAGATGCCAGGCTGCTGCCCGACGATCCCACCCTGGACTGGAAGTGCACGGAGCGAAGACAaaggcaaggagaaggagaaggagaatggAAGAAGGCCAAAGGGTACATACAGTACAAGCACTAGTGAAGCGTTTGTCAAGTTATGTCAGTACTAAAGTTCATTCGTTACTAACTACCAGAATCTCATTCTCAAGGAGGTatctacctacctaggtaggtcCTCATGATATATCACAATCACGTGACTCTACATATTGTCAGCAACCCAAAGTCGTTGTAGCAACGCAATGAAGAACCAAGCCATTGTTTTCTTTATCCGAGCCTGTCCAATGAGAACGCCCCAACGCCAACTCGTCTCACCTCTCAACGTCGTTTTCATCGCCGAGTCTGGATGGCAAGACGTGTGGCTTTTGTTACAATTATGCATTAATCTTATCATGATTCTTTCACTCGGCTGATTCCTACAGACTTTAGCGCATCTTCAAAGATACCCTCCTGTCTGGCACAGAGCCAGCTCATCGACAAGATGTGGTCCCTCGTATCCTTTCGAGCTTCTCAACGACGGCAGCTCTTTTCAGTGGCTGCCCtcgttttcttctttttctgcgCCTACACTCTACTACGGATACCACCGGACCAATCTGAGAGGCACCAGGTACAGACACAAAGACAAGAACAAGCACCAATACAACCACAGTCAACTCCAGGGTCAGAAGGCACAGAAGATAAGACGTCGACTGAAGGAAGCCCAAACCCCAAGGCAGTCCCCGAATCGGGGGTGCATCCCATCACATATCTCGTCAAAAATGCGCAGCGCGAGTTtgaagaggtcaaggcccGGCAATCCAAGTCTCTCCAGGAAGCAGTTGTCGAGTATCGCCGGAGATATGGAATGCCACCTCCACCTCACTTTGACAAGTGGTATCAGTTCGCCAAGGACAATGGTGTCAAGCTGATTGATGAGTTTGACAACATCTACGACCTGATTACGCCGTTTTGGGGACTCAGGCCCAAGACTATTCGAGCTCGAGCCAGAGAGGCATTGGGATTCGACAACGGGCTGATTGGAGTGTCAATCCGTGATCACAAGATCACTTATATCCAGAACGGCGTCGAATGGCAGCAGAATGCCACAAAGGGCATGATGACAAAGTTCCTCCAGTATCTCCCAGACATGGACCTTGCTTTCAACTTTCACGACGAATCCCGAGTTATTCTATCTCACGAGGATCTGGCGAGATTGGTCAAGATGGCAAAAGAAAAGTATATGCCCGCAGCTTTTGCGGTCGAAAAACCCGCCAACGACTTTACCAAGACAAACTCGGAGCTTCATGATGGAAAGTCGTTTGAGGAGACGACTCTCTCACGGTTCAACTTCTTTGCGCACCAGTCGACTTGGTCCCATTCCCGCCTGTCATGCCCACCAGACACTCCAGCCCGGTCtatcgaggatgatgagagcgTCGATTATCGGAGCAGGTACGGTATGAGCGATCTCGGTTTTGTATACAACACCACCGCCATGTCCGATATCTGCCTCTCGCCATCTCTCAGATCGACGTTTGGCTTCTTTGGTGGTCCCAACGCATACGGCATCGTTCAAGACCTCTTCCCAATCTTTTCTCAGTCCAAGATCTCGTCCTACAGCGACCTCCTCTACCCTTCCACATGGGACTGGGCTGGCAAGGTGGAATACGACGAAGACATGGACATGGAATGGGCTAAGAAGGAGAGCAAGCTGTACTGGCGTGGCTCTACGACAGGAGGATACAGCCGCGATGGCCGCTGGCGACGACAGCACCGCCAGCGTCTCGTCCAGAAGCTCAACGCCCGCGATCAAGCTCACATCCTCACCAGCCAGAGCACACCTCCCTGGGGTGCCAGCGAGGTGCCCCGCGGCGAATATCGCGACCTCGTTGATGTGCACTTCTCTCACATCGGGCAATGCGACCCGGGCGACTGCGAGGCCCAGAGGGCATTCTTCAACGTGACCGACGCCGTGGATCAGCAGGACGCCTGGCGCAACAAGTACCTCCTCGACATGGACGGCAACGCCTTCTCAGGCCGCTTCGGCGCATTTCTGCGTAGCAAGAGCCTCGTCTTCAAGCTCGCCGTCTTTCGCGAGTGGCACGCTGAATGGCTTAGGCCGTGGGCTCACTACGTGCCTTTCAGCGTCCAGGGCGACGACTGGCTCGAGGCAGTGCGCTTCTTTGACAGCGAGGAGACTGCCCGCGGGGAAGGCGAGCGAATCGCCATGGCGAGTCGGGAGTGGGCGAACCAGGCTTTCCGTCAGGTCGACATGGAGGCGTGGTTCTTTCGGTTGATGCTAGAGTAAGTTTTCCTGTGGATATTCTTCAAGACGATGCTAACATATTTAGGTATGCTCGGGTGATAGACGACAAGAGAGAGGTGATTGGCTACGATcgcgccagcgccagcaagAAGCTTCCGACAACAGAGGGAACTGACTGAATGACTTGCGGTATTATATTACGGCTTTGGATGACATTGCATAAAGGAACATGGGGCATGGGTTTAATGGCGTTCAGGTTGGGTCGGGATATATACAGCACGAGTACTGCACTAGCAGAATCACCTCCATGCACGAGTTAACGAGTCTTGAAGAGATATATATCCATCATGTTACAAGTTGAATTTTACTATGCCCGGAATCTATGATTAAACTAGCCCTACGCCGGATTCGCCAAAAGGATGCATCTTCTCTCCGAGTTCCCCCGATTTGATCGTGACTCTTAACCTTGAGCGACAACAATACACGGCCCACTCACATCGGAGTCctactcctcctcgccctcggcgtCACGATCCTCAGAGGCCGATCTTGAGCGGTGGGCCGCTGGACTATGATGCccttcctcctcaccctcagcGTCATGATGTCcatgctcctcctcttcctcctcctcaccctgTCCCCAGCCCAGAGGGTTCTCGCGGTACTGCTTCATTGCCTCCTTCATGACTTCCGTGGGATCCTCGACCGTGATATCAAGCTGATCCACtatctgctcctcctcggcgatgcCAATCTTGCGGGCAATGTTCTTGGTTCGCTGGGGTCGGATGACCGACTTTTGCATCACGGGGTAGTAGTAGACAGCCTTCTGGTTAGGATAGAATGTGTCCTCGTTGTACGCCAGGAtaatctcctcctcaaacTTGGTCGAGTGGTCCAGCTCCGTCTCCTGAGACGTCTCGTACGCTCGGAGCCGGTTGTACTGGAAGCAGCCGCCAGCGTCTGACTCGTGCGTAtacagctcctcctcgttgtGCTCGGGGTTCTCGACGTCAAACTTGCGGCGGAAGCGGTCGCCTGCAGAGGTTGACTGCGCGAGGTAGTAGTCGTAGTTCATCAAGTTCTGGGGCTTGGGGTTGTTGACAGGATCCTGGTCGTGGGCAGCGAGCGCCAACTCGTacgcctcttcctcctgaGGCGTTCGGTCTATGGGTCTGAACAGACCACTGAGTAGACGTTTATCATAGGTGGACTCGCTGGCTACTGGGTTCTGATGGAATTTGAGGGTGACATATGCACCGGAGTCGGGGAAAGCATCGAGATCGGGGATGAGAGGAGAGCAGTCCACAACAGTAAGGTTCCTCTTGGAAGGATGCTTGACGCGCTTGGGGTCCTTGAGGTCGTGCTCGGCAATGTCGAAGCCCTTGTCGATCTTGCGCTTGATGGCCTGAGGCGAGTTGGCGGCGGGCTCGACGAAGCGACGGGACTTGTTGGCCTTTGTGAGAAGGGCGCGAGGCAGAGGCCCGTCGTGGCGTTTCGTGACGGTGGACGAGATGTACTCGGTTCGGCGAAGGAAGGAGACATTGGCCTCGGCGACCTTTGGTTTTCCGAGGGCGGCAATGGGTCTTAGGAGCGGTCGATCGTGAGGGTGAAGAGTAGGAGGATGAGCAGGCGCCTGAATTGCTACGCAGAGTCAGCATGAGCAGTCCCCATCGTCAAAGCTGAAACTCACATCGTTCGTCACCATCAAAAACACCAGGCATGCCCACCAGGTCAAGGGGCATGCCCAGCTCAGCATCGGCCTCGATATTCAGAGGCTGCTCCCTCGCAAGCCTTGATGCAAAACCTGGAGTCGTGTACTGGCCGCTGGCGAGACCCGTGTTGGGGATGTCGAGCAGCTTTGGCGGATGTGGTGGCGGCGGGAGCGCATTGGAGAAGCGGATGCGAGCGATGAAGTCCTGGTGAATGACGCGCTCGCCGGAGCGAGGAGCTGAAGACGACATGACTGTGTCGAATGGCGATGGGCGCCGGGGAGATTAGGAATTGGCAAGGTGAAGCCCAAGATGCGAGGAGGGGGCGCGCAGATGAAGGGGTTTGGTTGGGTTGGTTGATGGAAAGTTGTTGGCGCGCGCACGGCTGaggtcaaggttgaggaaATCTGACTTTGCGGCGCAAGGCTGGCCCGTCAGAGCAGAGCTCCACGTCgcgtcaacaccaccaccaaaacCTCCAATTTCCATTCTTCTTTCAACACTCCAGTGCAATCAAAATACACACCCAATTATTCATGCTTGATGTCGTTTTCATTAAATGGTTCATCTCAAGACTCGAGCCTCTTGCGCTCTCGTTCGGTTTGCCCTAGTCCCAAGCCCATTCAAAGTCTATAAAACTACGTTTTGTTTCGTAGGCAACTCCCAGTTCCGTTATCGCCAATCCCAGTTATCGCCCGTTCGATTTCGTCCATCCATCACTCCCACCTCATGATTTGCATGCAGTACAGCGTCCCCCGAGACACACACAACACATCGCATTAGTGCGCAGCTTGATAAAGCTAGCCGCGGTGTTTATACAGGACACGCAGGTCCCAGGTTCGGTTGGTTTCCCTGGCCGGTCGTGCCGAAAGAAGAAAATATCAGTCGTAAAATCTTCCCGTCGTGAATCAAGAGCTGTTCTTGGCGTAGTTCTTCTTGCCAACCGTGAAGGGCACATAGCGGTACTTGATCATGTGCTGGATCTGTTTTCGCACTGCGGGGGGTTAGCATTTTGCTGTAAATAAATGGTAGGTCGAAACTCACTGGTAAGAACGAAGAGGATAATCCAGTACATGACCAACACGGGCCAGAAGACGGGCACGTTGAAGACCTCGAACCAACTGCACACAAacgagatgaggatggctcGGGTGGCCCAGTACCAGAACTTGAACTCGGGAAGTCGTCGAATGAAGGGCTTGAACTCCTCATCCTGCTTGGTGGGGAGAGTGCCCACGGAgccatcctccatctcatTGTCGATCTCTTCGTTCGAGGGGTCAAACTTGGGCTGCAAGAAGGCCAGGAACAGGTTCAGCAGGTAGATGCCGAGCGCATAGGCAACTATACCATGTTAGTTGCAAGGTTTGGCGTAGAGGGGCTTCCTGGAATGAAGGCGTACCGATGTACCAGCCCTGCGCAAACAGGATtcgaaggaagaagaggaagaggcagacAACGGTGCCAATCCATCGGTAGAGAACAAAGGGGGTCGACTGGTCCAGCAGAGCTTGGTAATGCTATAATCAAAGTGTCAACGGAGTCGCTTGCGCCGTGGGTTCGCCCTCGAGGAGACATACGCGCGCGATCTTGGATGTGTGGACGCTGACAGCCTCGAAAGGGGTCTGCTCAGGCTCTGGCGCATTCATCTTGAACAAGTGTCGATTCGAGTCGCCTCGGTCGATAGAAACAGGAATCTAAGTACAGCGTCGTTCAAGTCGAGTAACAAAAGATGAAGCCCTCAGGGATAGAAAACGGCGACTATGACCCTGTtgaggaagaaaaagaattGATGGGAGGATTAAAGTTGCGATGGATGGCGAATCGAAGAGGGCGAGCAGGGGACTTGCAACGTTTGGACTTTTTGGCGATGCAGCCACGTAAGGCCAGTTCTGCTCCCAAATGTTCTACCGGGGGTTTACCGGCGCAGCAAGAACCGTTGGCCGCCGGGTGGCCTCCCTTGGAGCTGGAAAACGAGCCGTCTCATTGGTGATTCAGAGGCTCCGGGGCAAATTAGTTTAGGGGATCTCTTGGAGAAACACCCCTTGCCCCCCACCTGTCATTGGGGCGCAGTCCGTCGTGTAGGTCGCGTTTCGCGAGATGCCACTTTGAGCAATGCATCTCCTTTTCAAGCCCTGGAGCTTCAACTGGTAGGACGTGTATGACCTGTGTGTTGGGGGTTGAATGAGACTCTGAAATGGCTTAGTtctcatcatgaccatgtcATTCTAATCTTCTTCTGTCAGCTCTGCTTCACTCTTTGTAGGTTGCGGTTCATGTCAAGTCTTGGTGTTAGTGGAGCTATAAGAGCCAATTCGGCTGCCTAACACATTGCATCATCACTCTCATGCGTAGAAAAGGAGGTAAATGGATACATCAATCCCCGGAGATTGAAAAACACCATCAATTTTCAAAGCCAATGTCCATGTTGACTATTCTCCAACTCGACAGTTGCTTCGGCTCAATTCACGTGACAGTTCCAAGCCGTCGGCTTTGCCATGGATATGGGCGGCTGTTGTCCATATCCTCGGCTTATTTGCCGACGCTTTCCAGTTGCGTCACTGTGAGTTTAACTAAGCTCCCTCGTCTCCAGCTCCAAGCTTCCAGTATCAACCTCCAGCTATATATCGCTCGGCCAATTGTTTCTACTTGAGAGAATTCAAGGGCTTCATTTCTTCGCATAGCAGGTTCAATCGTACCACTGTTTCTTTTTGACCGCAATTTGCTCTCCCTTTGTTCACTACAGCTGTCAAGATGAACGCCCTCCGATGCATGAGACCTGTGGCCGCTCGAGTGCCCTTCCAGCCATCTACTCTTCCCCGAATTGCTCGGGCATACAGCTCAAAGAGCTATGAGTTCATTCAGGTTTCTCAGCCGAAGCCCGGCGTTGGCCAAGGTAAGCCTCTGCTTACAATTGAGGGGCTGCTGCATCAATATCTCACAAACTGACCACCATCAGTGACGTTGAACCGCCCCAAGGCTCTCAACGCTCTGTGCACACctctcatcaaggagctcaacgaAGCTCTCCTTGACTTCAATGCCGCCAGCGATACTTCAGTCATTATCCTGACCGGTTCTGAGAGGGCCTTTGCTGCCGGTGCTGATATCAAGGAGATGGCCCCGCTCACCTTTGCTGAAGCTTACACCAACTCTTTCATCGAGTCCTGGTCCGACCTCACCACCCAGGTCAAGAAGCCCATTATTGCCGCCGTGTCCGGGCATGCCCTCGGTGGCGGCTGCGAGCTTGCCATGATGTGCGACCTCATCTACTGCACCGAGACCGCCAACTTTGGCCAGCCCGAGATTAAGCTCGGCACCATCCCCGGAGCCGGCGGCAGCCAGCGCTTGACCCGTGCCATCGGCAAGTCCAAGGCCATGGAGCTCATCCTGACGGGCAAGTCCTTCTCCGGAGCCGACGCGGAGAAGTGGGGTCTCGCCGCCAGGACATTCCCTACCCACGAGGCCCTGATGGAGGGCACGCTGAAGCTGGCCGAGACCATCGCCGGCTACTCCAAGGTTGCCGTCGTGGCGGCCAAGGAGGTGGTCAACAAGAGCCAGGACCTGCCGCTGCGGGATGGCGTCGAGTACGAGCGCCGAGTGTTCCACAGCCTGTTTGGCAGCCAGGACCAAAAGATTGGTATGAAGGCGTttgccgagaagaagaaggctgagTGGACTCACTCATGAGGAAAACATGGGATGAGAatatgagatgagatggtggCGATGCTGCTGTAGTTAGTATTGCTAGAAGCTGCTTATGGCTTTCTTGCCTCGCTGCGGCTTACGAAGGAAGCAATCCTCCTCAGAATTAGCCTTGGTAGATGCAATACAGACCCATTGCAACCGCAGGACGCGAAATGTGTTTGTTTATGCTTGCAAGTAGTGGAAACAATGGTAAGTTCCGAAAATAGGTGATTCAATCCTACATGGTTAGGTAGGTAGTGAGAACCAGTTACAACATGGGCAAGGAAAACATCCATGATCCATTGACGGATTTCACTACTTTCATATCCATATCTTCTGGGTCCACAAACATCAAACATGCCAAATGTCTCGGGCTCGATCAAGTGTCCGCCCTTGTGACCAGCATCGTATCTTTCAACCACTCGACACCATCTCGCTGTTCATGAGGTGGGGGGAGGCAGTGGTTCCTCCAGGGATGTTGTAAGCGGACATCTGCAGCTGGTGTGAGTGagaaggatggatgggatggaaggCTCCGCATGATGACACGGGAACAGCCACAACCCGCTGTTGGTTCATGGCAATGGCGGGCTAATGGATTACAGTAAGGATGAGGTCAGGGAAGAGTCAACAAAGAGGGAATGGAAAGTAAACAACTGGCTTCCCTATCCTGGAATGCTCTGCGGACAGCCTATCATTGCCTGATGGACAGCGTGTTGGTTATACGTCAAATGTCTCGCAGGCCTCGCACACGCTCCACAGACAGGCATACATGAGGAAATGGAAACTCTCGTCTTCTATGTAGCTGCCCAACCTCTTCCCGCCTTCTTTTGGTCTTGAACACGctgtaaaaaaaaaaaatgtgtGTGCCATCGGATGGGATGCCAATGCAGCTATTTCCTCCGCCTTTTCCTCTCTCGTAGCGCCCATGCCCAGGCCCAGGCCAGgcccccaagaccaagaccaaccCCCGCCACCCACTAATCGATGACCTCTAATAGTCGGCCCAACGCCCATCCTCGACCGGACTCGTATCCTCAAACATATCTCTGCTGTATTCTTCAGCGGAGGCTCCTCCTGCGTGCGCATCCCATTTGACCCAGAATATGGGCTATAGACCATATACCGTGACATGAATGGAGCCTCCACAAGCCGGCCTGGATCTGGAAAAGGAGCTGACGTGCTCGGTATGTCCTTCTCCCCGCCTTTGATCTTGCATCACCACAAACCCAT includes:
- a CDS encoding Peptidyl-prolyl cis-trans isomerase, which produces MGKTNKGGDKGGKGKGGKEKSEKTKDSKDAGGGKAKGAQSINVRHILCEKHAKKEEALAKLNEGVKFDEVAREFSEDKARQGGSLGWKTKGSLDPKFEEAAFVLEPSTTASPKFVEVKTEFGYHIIMVEGRK
- a CDS encoding 40S ribosomal protein S12 — its product is MSDVEDNTPEVADVVEVSGDAPKGQMSILDALKGVLKLALMHDGLARGLREASKALDRRQAHMCVLNENCEEEAYKKLVVALCNEHNIPLIQIPDGKQLGEWAGLCVLDREGNARKVVNCSCVVVKDWGEESQERSILLNYFQTEQ
- a CDS encoding 40S ribosomal protein S22, with protein sequence MVRTSVLHDALNAINNAEKAGKRQVLIRPSSKVIIKFLQVMQRHGYIGEFEEVDDHRSGKIVVQLNGRLNKTGVISPRYNVRLSELEKWVVKLLPARQFGYVILTTSAGIMDHEEARRKHVSGKIIGFFY
- a CDS encoding Protein RER1; the encoded protein is MNAPEPEQTPFEAVSVHTSKIARHYQALLDQSTPFVLYRWIGTVVCLFLFFLRILFAQGWYIVAYALGIYLLNLFLAFLQPKFDPSNEEIDNEMEDGSVGTLPTKQDEEFKPFIRRLPEFKFWYWATRAILISFVCSWFEVFNVPVFWPVLVMYWIILFVLTMRKQIQHMIKYRYVPFTVGKKNYAKNSS